The Pseudodesulfovibrio alkaliphilus sequence ATGGTCTACGCTCGCGGCCCCAAGGTCAGCGACGAGTACGCCCCGGCGGTGGTTGCCCACTGCGCCCGCGTGGGCACCGAGCTGGGCGCGGACGTGGTCAAGGTGTGCTACACCGGCGACATGGAGTCCTTTGCCAAGGTCTGCGACGCCTGCTGCGTGCCCATCGTCATCGCGGGCGGACCCAAGCTTGACAGCACCAAAGCGTTCATACAGATGGTGCATGATTCCCTCAAGGCCGGTGGGGCAGGACTTTCGGTGGGCCGCAACGTCTTCCAGCACGACAACCCCACCCGCCTGGTCGAAGCGCTGAACATGGTCGTGCACCACGACGAGAGCGTCGAGGCCGCCCTGGCGCACATCAACATGTAATTACCGGACAACAGTATGAAATCCATCATCTTCAAAGCCATTCCCTTTGACAAGACAGCGCTCACCCTGGCCCTGGAGTCGGGTGTTGACGGAATCATGGTCGAGGCGGAACAGGTGGCCGCGGTCCAGGCCCTTGGCCGGGTCTCGGTCATCACGCCTGAGGACATGCCCGCCATCGCCCTGAACAGGAAATCCGACGAGGAAGAGGCTGTGGGGCGCATCAGGCAGGGGGAGAACATTCTCCTGGCCAAAGGCTGGGAAATCATTCCGGTGGAAAACATCCTGGCCCAGGTGGACACCCTGGCCCTGGAATGCGAGAATCATGATCGGGCGGTCCTTGCCGCCGGCATCCTGGAGCGCGGCTGCGACACCATCGTGGTCCTGCCCGAGGGCGCGGCTGACTTGAAACGCATCGTCTCCACCCTCAAACTCTCCCAGGGCACCATGGAACTTGAAACCGCCACCGTCACAGCCATCGAACCCACCGGCCTCGGTCACCGCGTCTGCGTGGATACCATCTCCGTGCTCAGGCGCGGCCAGGGAATGCTTGTGGGCAACTCCAGCGCCTTCACCTTTCTGGTTCACGCCGAGACGGAGTCCAACCCCTATGTGGCCGCAAGGCCCTTCCGGGTCAATGCGGGCGCTGTCCACGCCTACACCCGAATGCCCGGCGACAAGACCACCTATCTTGAGGAGCTGGCCGCCGGGACCGACGTTCTCATCGTCGGCGCGGACGGCTCCACCTCCCTGGCCACCGTGGGCCGGGTCAAGGTCGAAATCCGCCCCATGTTGCTCGTCACAGCAGAGGTCAGGAGCAAGGACGGCAACCGTCAGGGCCAGGTATTTCTGCAAAACGCGGAAACCATCCGCGTGGTCAGCGACAAGGGCGATCCCGTTTCCGTGGTCTCCCTCAAGGTCGGCGACAAAATCCTGGTCAAGACCGATGAGGCCGGACGCCATTTCGGCATGCGAATTCAGGAAGACATCAAGGAATCCTAGCAGGATGTTGAAACCGCACCGTCTGCCTCGTTGCTTTAGCCGTCCCGGACTCTCGCGCAGGAGGCATATGCTTCAATCCCGGAGCACCCCTCGCGCCTTGCATCCGGCGCGGCTTGAACATCCTGCACCATGCGGGGCCGCATCCCGAACACGGCGCGTCGTGACGGCCGGAACCATGGAGAAAAGACCATGAAAGACACCATCGACACAGACGACACGCCCGACCTGGGCGAGTTGCGCGACAGGATCGACCGGATCGACCGGCAGATCGTGGACCTGCTCAACCGCAGGGCAGAGGTAAGTCTCGGCGTGGGCCGCTACAAGGCTGCGCGTCATGAGCCCATATACATGCCCTTTCGCGAACAGGAGGTGCTCAACAAGATCGCCCAGTCGAGCCCGGGACCTCTGCCCGACAAGCACCTGCGCACCATCTATCGGGAGATCATGAGCTCCTCGCGCCATCTGCAGCGACCCGAGCGCGTGGTCTATCTCGGCCCCGAGGGCACCTTCTCCTATTTCGCGGCCATCGAACACATGGGCAGCGCCGCCGACCTGACACCCAAGAACAACTTTGAGGAAATCTTCCGGGCCGTGGCCGAAGAAGGTGCAGAGCTAGGCGTCATCCCGCTTGAAAACTCCATCGAAGGCACCGTGGGCCAGGTTGTGGACCTGTTCATGAAATACACGGTCCACATCCAGGCCGAGGTCTTCAGTCGCATCAGTCACTGCCTCATCTCCAACGCCGCGCACATTGAGGATGTTGAGGTGGTCTACTCCCATCCCCAGCCCCTTGGCCAATGCCGCGACTGGCTGCGCAACAACCTGCGCGATGTCCCCACCATCCCCATGGAATCCACGGCCGAGGCCGCCAAGACCGTGGCGGACAAAAAGGCCACCGCCGTGGTAGGCCACGCCAAACTGGCCGACATGCACGGCATGAACGTCCTGGCCCAGTCCATCGAGGACATCCCGGACAATTGGACCCGGTTCCTGATCATCGGGGCCTCGCCATCCAGGGAGAACAAGCGCGACAAGACCACCCTGCTCTTCACCCTGCCCGACAAGCCCGGTGCATTGGCCAGGGTGCTGACCACCATCGCCCATCAGTCCATCAACATGACCAAGCTGGAATCGCGTCCTTTCCGGGGCGAAAAATGGAAATACGTCTTCTTCACCGACCTCGAATGCGATCTGAGCAAGGCCAAGTACGAGGAAGTGCTGGAAGATATCAGGCAACAATGCCACACCCTGCGGGTGCTCGGCACCTACCCCACCCAGGAGGAAAGGCCATGAGCCAAGCCGCTGTCACCGTCACCGCACCACCGTCCAAGTCCCTGTCGCACCGCACGCTCATCGCCGCCGCCCTGGCAGACGGCACTTCCGAGATCAGCGGCGCTCTGGACAGCGACGACATCACCCGCACCCGGGACTGCCTGACCGCCTGCGGGGCGACCATCGAGGAGCGCGGCGACATGCTCGTGGTGACGGGTATGAAGAACGGCCCGGCAGGTGGCAATGCCGACGGCAAGCACAAGGACGAGCCCCCGGTCCAACTCTTCATGCACGAATCCGGCACCACCTGCCGGTTGATGACCGCCGTGGCTGCCGCCGGACGCGGCGCCTTCAGGATTCACGGCGCACCCCGCATGCACGAACGGCCCATGGCCGAACTGACCGATGCCCTGGCAGCCCTCGGTGCCGCATTCTCCTTTGAGGCCGAGCCGGGACATCTCCCCTTTGTCATGACCACCAAGGGATATTCCGGGAAACAGGTCGGGATCACCCTGGAGGAAAGCAGTCAGTACCTTTCGGGCCTGCTCCTGGGGGCCCCCCTGGCCGAACGCGAAACAGTCATCAACATCTCCGGCCAAAAGGCCGTGTCCTGGCCCTACGTGGCCCTGACCCTGCGCATCATGGAGGATTTCAAGGCCGGATTCGAGGTGGAAATCCGAAAAGAGGACGGATGGCATCCCGTTCCCTGGCGTTCTGTCAAGGTCGTAAACCCCGGAGCGGTCCGCTTTATGGTCAAACCCACCGGGTACCGGCCCGCCCACTACCGCGTGGAGGGCGACTGGTCCAATGCCAGCTACTTCATGGCGGCCGGGGCGGTGGGCAGACTGCCCGTGCTGCTCAAGGGACTGGTAGCCGATTCGCTCCAGGGCGACAGGGCCATCATGGACATCTTAAGCCAGATGGGCGCGACCATAAAGGTCTCCTTCGACGGCATCGAGGTTGCGCCTGGCCCCCTGCGCGGTATCGAGATCGACATGGGCCGCTGCCCGGACCTGGTGCCCACCGTGGCCGCTGTGGCCGCCTTTGCCGCAACGCCCACCACCATCACCAATGTGGGCCATCTGCGCATCAAGGAGACCGACCGCCTCGCGGCCTGCGCCAAGGAACTGGCCCGCACCGGCTGCCGTACCAGCATCACCGACGACACCCTCTTGATCAGGCCGGGGCTGCTGCCCCGCGACAAGACCGTGGAGTTCACCACCTACGGCGACCACCGCATGGCCATGTCCATGTCCCTGTTCACCCTGGCCGGGGCGGACGCCGTCCTTGACAACCCGGCCTGCGTCGGCAAATCATTCCCGGGCTTCTTCGACCAATGGGCCACCATTGTCGAAGCCAACCGGACAGCCCTGTAACCGCGAGACCAGTGCATGAATCCTTCGGGCATCCAGACCATCGCCATCGTGGGCGCCAAGGGCCAGATGGGGACGCTCTTCAGCCGGGACTTCGCCGCGCTGGGATGCGCGGTGTCTCCCCTGGACCGGCCGCTGACCGACCAGTCCATCCGCGCCGCCCTGACCGGCTGCGACCTCCTCCTGCTCTGCGTGCCGGTCACAGCCATGGACGCGGTGCTGGACCGCGTCGCGCCGCACCTTGCGCCACCCGCCATCCTCTGCGACGTGGGCTCGGTCAAAATGCTGCCCGTCAAGGCGATGCTCGACCGCTACGACGGCCCTGTGGTGGGCACCCACCCCCTCTTCGGCCCGGTCATTCCCGAGGGGTTCGAGCCGCGGGTGGCCGTGGTTCCCGGCCGCGATACCGACGCCGACACCGATGCCGCCCGCGCTGTGGCCGACCTGTTCAGCGCATGCGGCTACACCAGTTTTCCCTCCACAGCCGAAGAA is a genomic window containing:
- the pheA gene encoding prephenate dehydratase produces the protein MKDTIDTDDTPDLGELRDRIDRIDRQIVDLLNRRAEVSLGVGRYKAARHEPIYMPFREQEVLNKIAQSSPGPLPDKHLRTIYREIMSSSRHLQRPERVVYLGPEGTFSYFAAIEHMGSAADLTPKNNFEEIFRAVAEEGAELGVIPLENSIEGTVGQVVDLFMKYTVHIQAEVFSRISHCLISNAAHIEDVEVVYSHPQPLGQCRDWLRNNLRDVPTIPMESTAEAAKTVADKKATAVVGHAKLADMHGMNVLAQSIEDIPDNWTRFLIIGASPSRENKRDKTTLLFTLPDKPGALARVLTTIAHQSINMTKLESRPFRGEKWKYVFFTDLECDLSKAKYEEVLEDIRQQCHTLRVLGTYPTQEERP
- the aroA gene encoding 3-phosphoshikimate 1-carboxyvinyltransferase, which produces MSQAAVTVTAPPSKSLSHRTLIAAALADGTSEISGALDSDDITRTRDCLTACGATIEERGDMLVVTGMKNGPAGGNADGKHKDEPPVQLFMHESGTTCRLMTAVAAAGRGAFRIHGAPRMHERPMAELTDALAALGAAFSFEAEPGHLPFVMTTKGYSGKQVGITLEESSQYLSGLLLGAPLAERETVINISGQKAVSWPYVALTLRIMEDFKAGFEVEIRKEDGWHPVPWRSVKVVNPGAVRFMVKPTGYRPAHYRVEGDWSNASYFMAAGAVGRLPVLLKGLVADSLQGDRAIMDILSQMGATIKVSFDGIEVAPGPLRGIEIDMGRCPDLVPTVAAVAAFAATPTTITNVGHLRIKETDRLAACAKELARTGCRTSITDDTLLIRPGLLPRDKTVEFTTYGDHRMAMSMSLFTLAGADAVLDNPACVGKSFPGFFDQWATIVEANRTAL
- a CDS encoding 3-dehydroquinate synthase II family protein, with product MKSIIFKAIPFDKTALTLALESGVDGIMVEAEQVAAVQALGRVSVITPEDMPAIALNRKSDEEEAVGRIRQGENILLAKGWEIIPVENILAQVDTLALECENHDRAVLAAGILERGCDTIVVLPEGAADLKRIVSTLKLSQGTMELETATVTAIEPTGLGHRVCVDTISVLRRGQGMLVGNSSAFTFLVHAETESNPYVAARPFRVNAGAVHAYTRMPGDKTTYLEELAAGTDVLIVGADGSTSLATVGRVKVEIRPMLLVTAEVRSKDGNRQGQVFLQNAETIRVVSDKGDPVSVVSLKVGDKILVKTDEAGRHFGMRIQEDIKES
- a CDS encoding prephenate dehydrogenase translates to MNPSGIQTIAIVGAKGQMGTLFSRDFAALGCAVSPLDRPLTDQSIRAALTGCDLLLLCVPVTAMDAVLDRVAPHLAPPAILCDVGSVKMLPVKAMLDRYDGPVVGTHPLFGPVIPEGFEPRVAVVPGRDTDADTDAARAVADLFSACGYTSFPSTAEEHDKAMAIIQGLNFTSTVAFLAAARDVDSIENYVTPSFQRRLDAARKMLTTDTELFEAISEANPFLQESNRKFMSYLSLAAGGDLDLLAERAQWWWRNESY